In Struthio camelus isolate bStrCam1 chromosome 13, bStrCam1.hap1, whole genome shotgun sequence, the following are encoded in one genomic region:
- the MED7 gene encoding mediator of RNA polymerase II transcription subunit 7 produces MGEPQQVSALPPPPMQYIKEYTDENIRKGLAPKPPPPVKDSYMMFGNQFQCDDLIIRPLESQGIERLHPVQFDHKKELRKLNMSILVNFLDLLDILIRSPGSIKREEKLEDLKLLFVHVHHLINEYRPHQARETLRVMMEVQKRQRLETAERFQKHLERVVEMIQNCLASLPDDLPHSEGGLRVKAEPMDTDDGNNCVGQSEKQRERSGCKRDQVLDKDAAMCSIIDEMT; encoded by the coding sequence ATGGGCGAACCTCAGCAAGTGAGTGCTCTTCCTCCGCCACCAATGCAATATATAAAAGAATATACAGATGAAAACATCCGTAAAGGTCTGGCCCCAAAGCCACCTCCACCTGTGAAAGACAGTTACATGATGTTTGGTAATCAGTTTCAGTGTGACGATCTAATTATTCGACCCTTGGAAAGCCAAGGTATTGAGCGATTGCATCCTGTGCAGTTTGATCACAAGAAGGAGTTAAGGAAGCTTAATATGTCTATCCTGGTCAACTTCTTGGACCTGCTGGATATCTTGATAAGGAGTCCAGGAAGCATAAAGCGAGAAGAGAAACTGGAAgacttaaaactgctttttgttcACGTCCATCATCTTATAAACGAGTATCGTCCTCACCAAGCTAGGGAGACACTGAGGGTCATGATGGAGGTGCAGAAACGTCAGCGTTTGGAAACAGCAGAGCGATTTCAGAAGCATTTAGAGCGAGTTGTAGAGATGATTCAGAACTGCCTGGCCTCCCTGCCTGATGATCTGCCTCACTCGGAGGGAGGATTGAGAGTGAAAGCAGAACCCATGGATACTGATGATGGCAACAACTGTGTTGGACAGAGTGAAAAACAGAGGGAACGTTCAGGTTGCAAGAGAGATCAGGTTTTAGACAAAGATGCAGCGATGTGTAGCATTATTGATGAAATGACATGA